AGCAGAAGCGCGTGTACGAGATAAATATGGCACGACACACCTTTTGATGGTTGAACCAGACCGGCAACGGGATATTTTTAATGCTGGAGACGAGGTCTTGCTGGTAAAAAAAGAGAGCACTGTCTTCAAAGCTATCTCAAATCCGAACTCCATACTCACCGACAAAGAATCCAAGGAGCAATAAGGCATGGATATGAACAATCTTATCGATATTCTGGTAATCGCTGGCGTTATCCTGATCGCCTTTATCGTTCTTGGAATGATATTTGCCCGACTCTATAAACGAGCTTCTAAAGAGGTTTCTTTTGTGCGAACCGGTTTTGGTGGCCAAAAGGTGGTAATGAACGGAGGTGCATTGGTATTTCCGATACTCCACGAGGTCATTCCGGTCAATATGAATACTCTTCGTTTGTCTGTACGTCGCGCCAATGAGCAAGCACTGATCACACGGGATCGAATGCGGGTTGACGCTGAGGCAGAATTCTTCGTTCGTGCAAAACCGTCCGAAGATTCTATTGCCGCAGCAGCCCAAACTCTCGGCATGCGCACCATGAATCCCGAGCAGCTGAAGGAGCTGATCGAAGGTAAGTTCGTAGACTCACTTCGTGCTGTAGCGGCAGAAATGAAGATGGAAGATATGCACGAGCAGCGTTCACAATTCGTGCAAAGTGTCCAGACAACCGTTGCTGAGGATCTGCTGAAAAACGGCCTGGAATTGGAGAGTGTGTCCCTTACTGGTCTGGATCAGACCAGCAGGGAGTACTTTAATCCTAATAATGCCTTTGATGCGGAAGGTCTGACCAGGCTGACCGAAGAGATCGAAGCACGTAGAAAACTGCGCAACGACATCGAGCAGGACACTGAAATAGAGATCAAGAACAAGAACCTGGAAGCTGAGAGAAAGAGACTCGAAATTGAGCGTGACGAAGAGTATGCAAGGCTTCAGCAACAACGTGAGGTTGAGATCAGGCGTGCATCACAGGTAGCAGAAATCGCTCAAGAGCAAGCATTGAAGGAACGCGAAGCCGAGGAAGCCAAAATTATTGAGAAGCAGAAAACCGACACCGCACGTATCATTGCAGAGCGTGCGGTGGAGGAAGAACAAATCCGCAAGGAACAGACAATAACAGAGGCAGATATTTCTCGGACGAAAGCAATCGAAATCGCAGAAATTGAACAACGCAAAGCGTCAGAATTGACAGGTCAGGATAAGCAGATCGCAATAGCAGAAAAGAGCAGGGAGCAGTCAGAAGCACAGGCAGCTGCAGATATTGCGCGCCAGAAGGCTGTTAAGGAATCGGAACTGGTCCAAACCGTTCGAGAAACAGCGATTGCTGAACGAAGCAAGGAAGTTGAAATCGTCAAGGCAAAAGAGTCTGCCGAAAAGCAGGCAATCAGTGTCACCGTCGCTGCTGAGGCGGAAAAACAAGCTGCAGAAGACAAGGCCGAATCGGTACGGATCATGGCAACTGCCGAAGCGCAAAAGCTGGAGATAGCAGCTAAAGGTGATGCGGAAGCCATAAAGCTCCGTGCTGATGCGGATGAGCGCCGCTATGTGGTTGAATCAGAGGGTAAAAAGTCCATCAATGAGGCAGCAAATGTGCTCAGTGCTGAACAGATTGCGATGCAGGTAAAAATGGAACTGATGCGCAAGTTACCGGATATTATTCGGGAATCCGTAAAACCGATGGAGCAGATAGACGGCATCAAGATATTCCAATTAGAAGGGCTCAACGGTGGCGTTTCAAACGGTGCTGCACATGGAGACGGTGCATCGGGTAACGGAAATGGTAATTTGGCTGACCAGGTAATCAACAGCGCTTTGCGCTACCGTAGCCAAGCACCACTCATCGACTCGCTACTCGATGAAGTTGGCCTTAATGGTGGAGATATCAACAAACTGACAGCAGGATTGCATGCAGTCAGTGATATCAAAACCGAACAGAACAAATCTGATGATGAAAGTACTGCCTAGCTATTGTAGATAATGCTGCGGGCAAAATGGGGCTTACAGAGAATTCTGTAAGCCTTTTTTTGACTATATCTCTGATGGTCATCCTTTCCTGCTAAGACCAGTTTATTGGTGGAGCTTGAGCTACTGATTTTGACTGAGGCGACTCGTGAAATCGATTCCATGGACGATTATGGCACTGAATAGGCTATGAAGCTTCGTGAGCCGTATCCATTGTTTTGACTATCTTCGATATCAAGCAATTGATAATAGAATAAGCCTGAGTTAGGAATTGCATAAGAAAACAATCCGAGCGAGATTAATGTTGCTACTTGAAATATTCAACTGCATTTTTGTAAAGCACCTTTTGCGCAACTTCGGTTGGTAGCTGCTTTAACCACTCACGATGAAAGCCGAGAAAACGTGACAACTGCTGCCAGCCTGTATCAGGCTCGTCCCAGGGATTGAGCTGCTCTACCGGCCAAACCGGATCGGAGCCGATCATGAACCGGTTCGCGTAAGTGATCACGAGATCTCTCCATTCGGCTTTTAAAACTCCCATCCCATCGATAATAGGCCTGCCCACATGCCGCCAAGGATCACGGGCTGACAGCTCTACACTGAGATTTGCGCAGTCTCTCAATGCACGCGCAACCTCATCTGGCGGTAGAACCGAACCGGCATGCGCCCACAGAAAGCGGGTTTTCGGATGCGCGCTGCAGAAGCCAATCAGGTAATCTGACCTGGAAAATTCGGTATGAACAAGTACGGGCACATCAAACACCGCTGCAAGTTCAAAAAGACCGGAGATATTCGGGTTCTTCCAGTCACTGATAAAGCCGCTGATCATGTGAAGCTCACCAATGCCCCTGTAGTTACCCGATTCCAATGCCCGTCGCACACGCCCAACTAATTCTTTATCGTGATACCAGTTAGACCAGTCGATACGATCCTGATAGATTCCATAAATAGGAATCACGATATCGGGTGCCAACTGTTGTAGCTCAAGCGCCAGTTCAGGGGGAGTACCGGTCACAACCGCTAGCCTGACATTGTTTTCACGCAAGATGTTGACGGCCTGTTGCGGTTTCGTAACCTCTTTCTGATTCCACTTCCAGTGCAGATGAACATCCGCCAGCTTTGCCGGCAGTTCGTCACTGACGCAGGGTAAAGACGCTGTGAACAGTGGCAGCAGGGCAGTAAACGTTGCAGTTACGATGAATCTGTTCATGAATACACTGACGCCCTATATCGATGGCGCCTCATCTGAATGTAGCGAACGAGGGCCCAATGCTATACCTGAATGTACATAATACTTAAGTGGACATCCAAGTATTTATGTAAATGTAAGCATACCAAAGCTAGAACTTCCAATGCGGATGTCGTAGGGATGGCGCAAAGATTGAAGCCAAGGTTCACGGCAGTCGAACGATCTTTGATAGCAGGCCAGCAATCTTTGGCATGCTGCTGGATGTGACTGAGAACAGGCGAATGCAGGAGGAAATACTTGAGCACAAGCGGGAACCGGAGACACAGGTAACAGAGCGTTCTAAGGAGCTCGACTGCACATCGAAGGAGCTAAAGGTCTCGGAAGAGCGCTATCGTATCTTGTTGAGTGATTCGAAAGTGCCCATACTATTTACCAGTTTAAATGAGGTATATAGTCGTAACCTTTCATGGCAATAATTCTGGTCGACTCCTGGATGAGGAGAAGTCAGTTGAGTCGCTGCGGTATGAGTCACTGATTTGATCTTGAGTACAATGGCATCGACCTCTGTCGTTAAAACGTCGCTGATTGAGCTGCAAGCATTCCGAGCGGTTTCCGACAGCGGGGATTACTAGGGGCTGTTTGGTGAACTTCATGTAGTCATCCGGTGCATGGAGGTGGCATGAGAGCTCCTTCGCCTGAGTCAGGCTGCAAACAAACAGACTGAAGAAGATTGCACCTGAAAACAGGTGACGGTTGGGCCTCATTCGTAGGGGGTTACCGCTTCAGCCTCTATCTGATATCCGGCATTGGCGAGATCGCTGTTGAAAGGCTTGGCACTCAGGGTGCCGGTTACCCAGACGGTATCGAAGGCCTCACGTATCTTTGCATCCGCCTCGGGAACCTTTACATAGACAGTCTGGTTGGCCGGAGGGGGAGGAACATGGATGCAGGCACCATAGTAGGGTACCAGGAGAAACTCGCTCAGCTTCTCTCCGTCGCCTTCAATGGGCACTACAAAACCGGGTAGCTTGACCCTTTTGCCATCCAGACTCTCTACGACTGGCGCCACCCTCCAGGCCGCCTCGAGTTGTTCCAAAATTATCTGCGCCTTGGGATCATTGTCGTCAAGCGCATTGATATCGCCAAACTGGTTTAAAATTTTATCTGGACGATAGTCTTCTGGAACCATGGCGTCCCACTCCAGCTCTTTTACCGGTTCAGCATGTACGCCACCCAGGAAGAGCAGAGATGTCAATAAAAGAACTACAGCGAAGCTAATTTTCATGTGTGGATTCCTAGATACGTATACTCATCCCATCAGAAAGAGAGTAGCGATAGGCGCGGTAACCGGGTATTAGGCCGATGATCAGGCTGGAAGTTCCGACCAGACCCAGGATTAACCACTCCCGAAGAGAGGGAAGGCCGATCGGCAGATGGAGCCCATAGCGGCTCTCGATATAGGGTTGGCCGAGAATCAGGCTTGTGTAGAGCAGCAACAGGCCGAGTGCGATTCCCAGCAGGCTAAGCAGTAGACTCTCTCCGGTGACCAGCAGCAGTATGTGTCCTGGGCGGGCGCCCACCGAACGCAGTATCGCCATTTCCCGCCGACGTTCATTGAGACCGGCAAGCATAACAGTGAGCATACCGATCAGGCCCACGGCTACCACCAGGGCGGTGACAACCAACAGGGCATTCTCGGCGATACCCATCATGTCCCAGAGCTGTTGCAGCGCCACCCCGGGGAGGATGGCGAGCAGGGGTTCCTTGCGGTAGTCATTGATCTCCCGTTGAACCCGGAAGGTGGCGATTTTACTCTTCAGGCCTAGCATAAAGGCGGTGATCGCTTTCGGTGACAGGTTCTTTTCGAGGGCCTCTTCGGCGCTGATCTTTAATCCCGCCACCTGTCTGCCGCCTATCCAATCTTTGTGGATCGCCTCAATGCCTTCCAGGGGGACGTGGACAGTACGATCGACTGGTGTGCCAGTGGACTTAAGTATGCCCACCACCTCGAACGGTTTATCATCGTGCAGCGTAAAGCTTGTCTTGCCGGCCCCATGGGCGATGATGATTTTCTCGCCGATCTGATAGCCGAGTTTGCGTGCTACCTCATCGCCCAATACCGCTTGATAGACCTGTTCGAAAGACTGGCCCTGATTAAACGAGAGTGCTCGTTTGTTGGCATACTTGTAGTGACGGAAGTAGTCCTGGTTGGTTCCCAATACACGATAACCCTTGTGCGAGTCTCCTAGCGAGAGAGGGATAGTCCATTCTACCAGGGAGTGTTCGGCAAACTTTGTGTAGCTCTTCCAGGAGATATTGTTGGTCGCATCACCGATCCGGAATACTGAATAGAGCAGCAGGTTGATGGCGCCGCTGCGGGCGCCCACCACGAGGTCTGTGCCAGAGATGGTGTTGGCAAAACTGTTGCGTGATTCCACACGCAAGCGCTCGACGCCGAGCAGGAGCGAAACACTCAGTGCGATACTGATGAGAATCAGGCTTGCCGTAAAACGGCGGTTGAAGAGGCTCTTAAAGGCGAGAGAGAGGATGGCCATTACTGCTCACCCTGCCGTGCATGGTTTATATCATCCAGGGTGATGTGTCGTTCGAATAGCGATTCAAGTTGACGGTCGTGGCTGACAAAGAGCAGTGTCGTACCGGTCTCTTCACACTCTTGAAACAACAGCCTGAGAAAGGCCTGTCGCATGTCGCTGTCGAGAGCAGAGGTGGGCTCATCTGCGATGATGATCTCGGGGGCGCCGATCAATGCCCTGGCGGTTGCCACCCGCTGCTGCTGTCCGACGCTCAACTCTGTGACCGGACGATGGATGAGATGCTCATGGGCCATATCCAGATGCCCAAGCAGTCGCATGGCTTCGTCATCAAGATGTTTGCCCGACCCGGTCGCTTTCTGTTTCCGCAAATGCGAAAAGCGGCAGGGTAGGGCGACATTCTCCAGCACAGAGAGATAGGGGATCAAATTAAACAGCTGAAAGACAAAACCGATGTGATCGGATCGGAAATGGTCCCGCCTGGCACCGCTTAGACGGTTGATCGACTCACCAAGTATCGACACCTCACCGCTTGTCGGCAGGTTTACACCGGCGAGCAGTGACAATAGCGTGCTCTTACCGCTGCCACTGGCACCACGAATAAAAATGCGTTCACCGCTGAATATCTCGAGCTCAGGAATGTGCAAAACCTCCGGAAGGTCTTTACGCCATCCAAATCGAAGATCTGTTATCTGTATTGCAGCGGTTTGTGGCATGAACCAGTGGGGCCTGTAGCCTGGCTTCTGGACCGTGTCCTAGAGCTCAAGGGTGGTGTGTCCTGGGGTCAAGTCTATCTTCTGCTGGCCCTTAGGTGAAATGCTCTGGACTTCGAGGTGCTCGGTACCGGGAAATCGTTTCATGAGTTCGATTTCGATGCTCTCCAGCTGTGTGATCTCGTCACATCGATAATGGTAGTGTGCGGTGAAGTCACTATGGGTCTCATCTGCATCTGAGCGCTCATGGTCGCGCTCGTGTTCATGTTCATCGTCATGAGCGTGATCGTAGAGGGGGGATTCCACCTCAGTTGTCATGGAATGGCACTTGGCAGCCGAAGGAAGACGGAAGAGCAGGTCAGGTTGTTTCAAAGCGTCAATTGCTGCCTCGATGGCTTCACGTTGACTCGTGGTTTTCGGTTGATGTTCAAAACCGACGATGTTCATCGCGGGAGAGTGAAATTCAATCTCAAGGATGTCGCCCTCCTGAACAATCAACAACTGGGCTTCTCCATGGACATGGGCCTCATGCTGTTCGTGCTCATGCTCAGCAGCAAAGAGTTGTGCGTGAACAGCGAGCAGCGAAAAAATGATTCCTTGCTTGATTAAATACATCGTTTGCTCTCCTGATTGAAGTAATCATAATGATATAACATAACATTTAGAGGTCGGTTGAGTCTTGTGATGTATTCAAGTCACTTTATGTAACTGACATCGATAGGCTTCAGAAAAGTTTCAGTGTGAATATTAAAGAATACTTTTTTTACTAATAATAACAATACGTTAGAAACTTGTGCCGCAGGATTATCAATATAATATAGTTGGACGTCCACAAACTGAATCTCGAAAGGGTGTTTTTTGTCCACAACTCGTGGTTAGTGTCATTCTTCGTATTGTTGTCCAAATTGCACCATTAGCGTGTATTCCGGTCGCTGAGCTGTGCCGCAAGCACGGTATGAGTGATGCCACTTTTTACAATTGGCGCGCCAAGTATGGTGGCATGGACGTATCGATGATGAATCGGATGAAGGAACTGGAGGCGGAGAACCAGCGCCTGAAGAAGATGTATGCAGAAGAACGGCTCAAGGCCGAGATCCGCAAGGAGGCCCTTGAGGGCAAGCACGCCTTGTCGAAGCACGGGCTGAGTATCCGCCTGACCTGCGAGATTTTTAGTATCAGCGAGACCTGCTACCGTTACCAGCCGAAGCTATCGGGTGACAATGCCCATATCGCGGACTGGCTACTTCGCCTCACAACAGCCAATCGCACCTGGGGCTTTTTACAACTTTATTTACAAAGATATTTGGACGTCCAAGTAAGAATGTAAATGAAGCAAGTCATAACTTATTGATTTAAAGATATATGCTCCAAGTATCTTTGTAAAAAAAAGCACATTCTAAACTAACGAAAGCGTGGTCGTGGTTTTCCAATCATTTTTGTCAACAATATAACCAGTGATTGGATGAGCATTTCTCACAGAATTTAATGTGAATCGATATGGGATATACAGCATGGTTACGGACAAAAGCAGACTTTATCGATTCAGTTTGAGAAGAGGGCTGGGATAAGTGGCGGCTCAAATTCGCAAACTGTTGTTGATGAACTCTGTAGCTCTCCTCTGATTCGTAGTCCGTTAAAGCGGAGTCGTGAAACACCTCTAAAATATCATCAGGATACACAAGCATATCCGCGATAAAGAAATCTATATTCAATGAAAGAAGTTCTAGCTAAATAAGAATTTGGTGTCGTAATACTTGATTTATTCGAGAAAGCAATCGCAGTTTTTTATGAACCAATATTTTGGTTGCAGTTTGCTATTATTGTATTGGTTTTTGTTGTTGCTCGCTGGGCGATTTATCCCCTCCTAAAAATAATTCTCGAAAAATTAAACTTATTCGCCTAGCTTCTATGTCGGTTTCGAACTCTGTGTTTTCGAGGCTAATTGCAATTAATGCATGGACAATTACTGCACTCAATATTATTGGACTACTGGGGCCGGCAATAAAGGTGTTAGACAGCTGGGTAGTTTCTATTGGCCAAGTGCGTGTATCACTGCTGACTTTAATAAAGGTGGGACTTTCGCTATGGCTAGCCCTTTGGCTTGCTAATGGTCTTGCCACGTTAGTTGAAAAGAAGCTTGAAAAAATAGATTTTTCAGGTCCGGCGACACGTGTTCTTGGTGCAAAACTCATAAGATTACTTCTCATTACATTCGCTAAAAAATAATGAGGCGTATCATCAACTATCATATGAAAGCATATTATTCACTCAAGCAACACATGGAAAGTGATCCTCAATGACAGGATGAATTTGACGATATATATAGTCTGATAGAGAGGTTCCAGAGATCTTTCAGACCTCATCCAGAATATGATGAGCGACTTGATAGATGGATACATTAGCCTGAACGGCCATCATCTGAATAGGATAATGAAGGTACTGACAATTGTTACTGTGATATTTGTGCCTCTTGGCTTGTTGGTCGGGATATATGGAATGAATTTCGAAAACATTCCGGAACTGGAATCTTCCTATGGCTACTACATCTTATTGATGTGTAATGGAGATGATTGCTGGAATTTCACTGTGTTTATTTAAACGTATGCAATGGCTATAATAGTTTTATCTGCATGATCAAAATGAATACTTCTTCTCCATTTTACAAGAAACACCTTACAAATCCCTATATACTAGAGGCTTCTACTATCGTAGTATCTCAGCGTTTCTACGTACGAATCACCAAATATTAGGAAAATCATCAATGCCCGAATTGACCCCGACTCAAAATATGGCAATATTTTGCGATTTCGAAAATGTTGCATTGGGTGTTCGTGATGCTAATTATGCAGCCTTTAATATTCAGAAGGTGCTGGAGCGTCTGCTGCTCAAGGGCAATATCGTGGTGAAGAAGGCCTACTGTAATTGGGATCGGTATAAAGAGTTCAAGGGCACCATGCATGAAGCAGCATTCGAATTGATAGAGATTCCCCATGTGCGTCAATCAGGCAAAAACTCGGCAGATATCCGCATGGTGGTTGATGCCCTGGATCTTTGTTACACCAAGCTTCATCTGGATACTTTCGTCATTATCAGCGGAGATTCTGACTTCTCTCCACTCGTCAGCAAATTGCGTGAGAACAATAAGCTCGTCATTGGTGTCGGCGTTAAGAACTCCACATCAGACCTCCTAACCGCCAATTGTGATGAGTTCATCTTCTATGATGACCTGGTGAGAGAAAGTAATAAGTCCACCCAAAAAAGACGTAAAAGCTCGGGCAAAAAGGTCCCCAAAAAGAAGGCCTCAAAGAAACTGCAAAGTGAAGACGAGAAGAGAAAACAGGAGGCGTTGGATCTTGTCGCAGCCACGGCAGAAGACCTGATACAGGAGCGGGGCGTTACGGAAAAAATATGGGGCTCTATGGTCAAGCAGACCCTGAAACGTCGGAAACCGGGGTTCAGTGAGCGCTATCACGGATTCAGAACTTTCAACATGCTACTTGAAGAGGCACAGGAACGAAACTTACTGATCCTGGAAGCGGATGAGAAGTCGGGTGGCTACATGATCAAGAGCGTCACCTGATCAATACATTGAGCAATCAGAATCTGGCCCGCTGAAGTAGAGCGTTGCTACGGATATATAGCTGAAATGTCTGCTTTGGCCGCAAAAAACTGAGCGCAACCGGCCGCTGGTGGAAATCAGTTATGCGAAATAATGACAAACTACAGTAGCTTACAATCTACTGATACCAAATAATGATCCTTCATCTCTGAAAATTGGCTGGGCATAGTTGGTCAATCCGAACGCTTCCTTCTCTTTTTTGACGATAGTCTCTGAAACACATAGGATGAATCTAATGGGTTTCACCAAAATAATATGAGGGTATAGCCAATACCCACAGACAAAATGAAGGGGACTGAATGTTAGGACGATCCTTGCCCAATGGGGTTATGTTCAATGCCTACCCCGACAGCATTGGTACCAAGTTAAGCGATAGCATCGCGCTGATGCAGCGGCCTGAATTGCACGATGTCTTCTCTCTGTTCTATATTCTGCCCACCTTCTTCCAAAGCGATCTGGATCGTGGTTTTTCCATAAACCGCTATGAGCTCAATGAGGATTTGGTATCAGAGGCGGATCTGCAAGCCCTAAAGGAGCTGAATATCGTTCTCAAGTTCGATCTGGTACTGAATCACCTCTCGGTACGCTCCCCTCAATTTCTGGATATGCTGACAAAAGGCGATCACTCCCGCTATCGAGACTTTTTTATCGATTGGAACAAGTTTTGGGAAGGTGAAGGTGAGTTGAATGATGAGGGCTATATCATTCCAAATGAGGCCCATCTCAAGCAACTCTTCATGCGCAAGCCGGGACTTCCCATTCTGCTTGTCCGCTTCCCCCGATGGTTCAGAGCGGCCCTACTGGAATACATTCTATCAACAGATTCACTACCGTGGGCTGGATAGCGATGACCTCAAACACCTTCGCATCCTACCATCCGAGGCTGCGCAGGATATCCTCTATCTAGTCAATGCCAAGATCGACGCCGGCGAGGATTTTCACGACATCGACCTAGGCCTTTATCAGGATTACTTGGAGCAAGTGGTCGATATTGTCGAATCCAAGCGACGCTACCTTGGCCAGATGGACCTCAATGCCGAATCAGAAGTGGTGTGGGAGTTCTATGCAGAGACCCTCAAAAGGTTAGCCGGTTTTGGCGCCAAGTTGATTCGCCTTGATGCTTTCGCCTACCTGCACAAAAAGCCGGGGCTGAGCAACTTCTTCAATACCCCCGGTACCTGGGACTATCTCGATCGTCTGAAGACCATTGCCGAAGAAAACCAGCTGACCCTGTTACCCGAGATTCATACCCAATACGGCAAACACCTGCATTCCGACGTCGCGAAAGCCGGTTATCCCATTTACGATTTTTTCCTTCCCGGCCTAGTGCTGGATGCGCTGGATATAGGTCGCAACACCTACCTGCTACGCTGGATCGAGGAGATCCAGACCCAGGGCATTCAGACGGTCAATATGCTGGGCTGCCATGACGGCATCCCCGTGCTTGATCTGGACGGTTTTGCCAGCGAGGATGGTTATCAACATGGGCTCATGGCGACGG
This sequence is a window from Candidatus Thiodiazotropha sp. LNASS1. Protein-coding genes within it:
- a CDS encoding flotillin family protein, giving the protein MDMNNLIDILVIAGVILIAFIVLGMIFARLYKRASKEVSFVRTGFGGQKVVMNGGALVFPILHEVIPVNMNTLRLSVRRANEQALITRDRMRVDAEAEFFVRAKPSEDSIAAAAQTLGMRTMNPEQLKELIEGKFVDSLRAVAAEMKMEDMHEQRSQFVQSVQTTVAEDLLKNGLELESVSLTGLDQTSREYFNPNNAFDAEGLTRLTEEIEARRKLRNDIEQDTEIEIKNKNLEAERKRLEIERDEEYARLQQQREVEIRRASQVAEIAQEQALKEREAEEAKIIEKQKTDTARIIAERAVEEEQIRKEQTITEADISRTKAIEIAEIEQRKASELTGQDKQIAIAEKSREQSEAQAAADIARQKAVKESELVQTVRETAIAERSKEVEIVKAKESAEKQAISVTVAAEAEKQAAEDKAESVRIMATAEAQKLEIAAKGDAEAIKLRADADERRYVVESEGKKSINEAANVLSAEQIAMQVKMELMRKLPDIIRESVKPMEQIDGIKIFQLEGLNGGVSNGAAHGDGASGNGNGNLADQVINSALRYRSQAPLIDSLLDEVGLNGGDINKLTAGLHAVSDIKTEQNKSDDESTA
- a CDS encoding amidohydrolase family protein, which encodes MNRFIVTATFTALLPLFTASLPCVSDELPAKLADVHLHWKWNQKEVTKPQQAVNILRENNVRLAVVTGTPPELALELQQLAPDIVIPIYGIYQDRIDWSNWYHDKELVGRVRRALESGNYRGIGELHMISGFISDWKNPNISGLFELAAVFDVPVLVHTEFSRSDYLIGFCSAHPKTRFLWAHAGSVLPPDEVARALRDCANLSVELSARDPWRHVGRPIIDGMGVLKAEWRDLVITYANRFMIGSDPVWPVEQLNPWDEPDTGWQQLSRFLGFHREWLKQLPTEVAQKVLYKNAVEYFK
- a CDS encoding DUF3299 domain-containing protein — its product is MKISFAVVLLLTSLLFLGGVHAEPVKELEWDAMVPEDYRPDKILNQFGDINALDDNDPKAQIILEQLEAAWRVAPVVESLDGKRVKLPGFVVPIEGDGEKLSEFLLVPYYGACIHVPPPPANQTVYVKVPEADAKIREAFDTVWVTGTLSAKPFNSDLANAGYQIEAEAVTPYE
- a CDS encoding ABC transporter permease codes for the protein MAILSLAFKSLFNRRFTASLILISIALSVSLLLGVERLRVESRNSFANTISGTDLVVGARSGAINLLLYSVFRIGDATNNISWKSYTKFAEHSLVEWTIPLSLGDSHKGYRVLGTNQDYFRHYKYANKRALSFNQGQSFEQVYQAVLGDEVARKLGYQIGEKIIIAHGAGKTSFTLHDDKPFEVVGILKSTGTPVDRTVHVPLEGIEAIHKDWIGGRQVAGLKISAEEALEKNLSPKAITAFMLGLKSKIATFRVQREINDYRKEPLLAILPGVALQQLWDMMGIAENALLVVTALVVAVGLIGMLTVMLAGLNERRREMAILRSVGARPGHILLLVTGESLLLSLLGIALGLLLLYTSLILGQPYIESRYGLHLPIGLPSLREWLILGLVGTSSLIIGLIPGYRAYRYSLSDGMSIRI
- a CDS encoding ABC transporter ATP-binding protein, producing MPQTAAIQITDLRFGWRKDLPEVLHIPELEIFSGERIFIRGASGSGKSTLLSLLAGVNLPTSGEVSILGESINRLSGARRDHFRSDHIGFVFQLFNLIPYLSVLENVALPCRFSHLRKQKATGSGKHLDDEAMRLLGHLDMAHEHLIHRPVTELSVGQQQRVATARALIGAPEIIIADEPTSALDSDMRQAFLRLLFQECEETGTTLLFVSHDRQLESLFERHITLDDINHARQGEQ
- a CDS encoding DUF2796 domain-containing protein translates to MYLIKQGIIFSLLAVHAQLFAAEHEHEQHEAHVHGEAQLLIVQEGDILEIEFHSPAMNIVGFEHQPKTTSQREAIEAAIDALKQPDLLFRLPSAAKCHSMTTEVESPLYDHAHDDEHEHERDHERSDADETHSDFTAHYHYRCDEITQLESIEIELMKRFPGTEHLEVQSISPKGQQKIDLTPGHTTLEL
- a CDS encoding CorA family divalent cation transporter; the protein is MQNMMSDLIDGYISLNGHHLNRIMKVLTIVTVIFVPLGLLVGIYGMNFENIPELESSYGYYILLMCNGDDCWNFTVFI
- a CDS encoding NYN domain-containing protein, producing the protein MPELTPTQNMAIFCDFENVALGVRDANYAAFNIQKVLERLLLKGNIVVKKAYCNWDRYKEFKGTMHEAAFELIEIPHVRQSGKNSADIRMVVDALDLCYTKLHLDTFVIISGDSDFSPLVSKLRENNKLVIGVGVKNSTSDLLTANCDEFIFYDDLVRESNKSTQKRRKSSGKKVPKKKASKKLQSEDEKRKQEALDLVAATAEDLIQERGVTEKIWGSMVKQTLKRRKPGFSERYHGFRTFNMLLEEAQERNLLILEADEKSGGYMIKSVT